From the Lathyrus oleraceus cultivar Zhongwan6 chromosome 4, CAAS_Psat_ZW6_1.0, whole genome shotgun sequence genome, one window contains:
- the LOC127137098 gene encoding uncharacterized protein LOC127137098 — MDPVKYIFKKSALTGRVARWQMALTEYDIQSVTQKAIKGSVLSDYLAQQPLEDYQSMHFEFPDEDIMLIRDCNIPNPEEEPEPGSRWTLVFDGAFNAHGNGVGAVITSPKKFHLPFTARLCFESLVISQVRGDWDTRDHKLIPYKEHVLKLVPYFDEITFHHIPREENQLADALATLASMFKVKRKNKAASFQLNYLDEPAYYLAAEDEADGHPWFYEIMKFLENQEYPADASITDKKVSSKTIIQIILE; from the exons ATGGATCCTGTCAAATACATCTTTAAGAAGTCGGCTCTAACCGGTAGAGTAGCCCGATGGCAAATGGCTTTAACCGAGTACGATATCCAATCTGTcactcaaaaggccatcaaaggaagtgtattgtctgattatcttgCACAACAGCCTCTGGAGGATTATCAGTCTATGCATTTTGAATTCCCCGACGAGGATATCATGTTGATTAGGGATTGCAACATCCCCAATCCTGAGGAAGAACCCGAGCCTGGATCCCGATGGACCttggtttttgatggagcttTTAATGCTcatggcaacggtgttggggcagtaaTCACTTCTCCAAAAAAATTCCACCTCCCCTTCACCGCCAGATTATGTTTTGAAT ccttggtaatcagccAAGTCAGAGGAGATTGGGATACTAGAGATCATAAGCTTATTCCTTACAAAGAGCATGTCTTGAAACTAGTCCCCTACTTCGATGAAATTACATTCCACCATAtccctcgagaagagaatcagctAGCTGACGCCTTGGCAACTTTAGcatccatgtttaaggtcaaGCGGAAGAACAAAGCGGCATCCTTTCAACTCAACTACTTGGACGAACCTGCTTACTATCTGGCAGCAGAAGACGAAGCTGACGGTCATCCTTGGTTCTATGAAATCATGAAATTCTTAGAGAACCAAGAGTACCCTGCGGATGCATCCATCACCGACAAGAAAGTATCCTCGAAAACTATCATCCAAATTATTCTTGAGTGA
- the LOC127137099 gene encoding uncharacterized protein LOC127137099: MPYSHILPYLLRESLVQLRELGPPPAVLPPGYDANARCEFYYGAPGHSIDNCKALKYKVQDLIDSKAIMFTPKGPNVNNNPMPPHNNAAVNMMEADNGRRLMSCVDELKTPLIEIKNALMRDNAFPIYCPSIKEDVSTLEIPYDEAPPLQILYDFSQLTLSTNYVTPIVIIVPTPFPYVDTKAVPWMYDTSVYIHGQKIQEEPLKSSDPMINITGTGGITRSGRIFAPTPIPIGTINPSTSDKGKQIDGAQQRQDPAPSNEVDEFLRIIKKSDYRVVDQLNQTPSKISMLSLLMCSEAHRDALVKFLRTSHVPQEISFCQFEGVVNNIATSLSLGFSDEELPAEGRNHNKVLHISIECVDTVLSRVLVDTGSSLNVMPKSSFAKLTVEGLVMKSSELIVRAFDGTRRIVIGEVNLPMKIGPYTFLITFFVMDIYPAYSCLLGRP; encoded by the exons ATGCCGTATAGCCACATTCTACCATATTTATTGAGGGAATCACTTGTACAACTAAGGGAGTTAGGACCCCCACCAGCGGTTCTTCCTCCCGGTTATGATGCAAATGCCCGTTGTGAATTTTATTATGGCGCTCCTGGGCATTCTATCGATAATTGTAAAGCATTAAAGTACAAGGTTCAAGATCTTATTGATTCTAAGGCAATCATGTTCACCCCCAAGGGGCCAAATGTAAATAACAACCCGATGCCCCCTCACAACAATGCAGCCGTGAATATGATGGAAGCTGACAATGGGAGGAGATTGATGTCCTGTGTGGACGAGTTAAAAACCCCACTCATCGAGATCAAGAATGCTTTAATGAGGGATAATGCCTTTCCCATTT ACTGCCCGTCCATAAAAGAAGATGTGTCTACCCTCGAGATACCATACGACGAAGCCCCTCCTCTGCAAATTCTATATGACTTTTCTCAATTAACTCTGTCAACAAATTATGTTACTCCGATCGTAATAATAGTTCCCACACCATTCCCGTATGTTGACACCAAGGCAGTCCCATGGATGTATGACACCTCAGTCTACATTCATGGTCAGAAGATTCAAGAAGAACCGCTGAAGTCTAGTGATCCAATGATCAATATCACCGGCACTGGCGGAATTACGAGAAGCGGAAGGATATTTGCACCGACGCCCATTCCAATTGGAACTATCAATCCTTCAACTTCAGACAAAGGAAAACAAATTGATGGAGCTCAGCAAAGACAAGACCCTGCACCTTCCAATGAAGTAGACGAGTTCTTACGCATTATCAAGAAGAGCGATTATCGAGTAGTTGATCAGCTTAACCAGACACCCTCGAAGATCTCGATGTTGTCTTTATTAATGTGCTCGGAGGCCCATAGGGATGCTTTGGTAAAATTTCTGAGGACATCTCACGTACCGCAAGAGATCTCATTTTGTCAGTTTGAAGGGGTAGTTAACAATATTGCTACTAGCTTAAGCTTAGGTTTCagtgatgaagaacttcccgcCGAGGGGAGGAATCATAACAAGGTTCTCCACATTTCTATTGAGTGTGTGGACACAGTCCTATCAAGAGTTTTGGTAGACACTGGGTCTTCCCTCAATGTGATGCCTAAAAGCTCTTTTGCTAAGCTAACTGTTGAAGGACTTGTAATGAAGTCGAGTGAGCTTATAGTAAGAGCATTTGATGGGACTAGAAGGATTGTAATCGGTGAGGTGAATTTGCCTATGAAGATTGGTCCCTATACTTTCCTTATCACTTTCTTTGTAATGGACATCTATccagcctacagttgtctgcTTGGAAGGCCTTAG